GATCCACCGGGGAAAGGCCGGCGCAAACCATTCTGTGCTTTTCACACCCATCTCCAGGGCGCGCCGGAGCACCAGTTCATGAAAGGAAAGGATCAAGTCAAAATCAGACCAGTCCGTTCCCTCGGGGATCGTGGCCGAACGCCAACCCATGACGAGCTTCGGGCGATAGGAGAGGGCGCGGACGAACTTGCTGTCAAAGGTGGTGGGATGACTGAGGTGCAGGATGTCCGGTCGAAAGGCCTCCACCTGCTGCAAGGCGATCTCATAGACCCAATCATCAGGGATATCGGTTCCTTTCGTTTCCCTCCACCACTTCGTCTGGGCCGACAGACAGTTCCCGATGACCAGTTTCGATGCGTAGCCCAGCCGTTCCATATAGGGGGCAAAAATGTGGGCGGCGCTGAAGCCGTCTCGGAAGATCAGGTCCATCTGCTCCGCAAAGGGTCTTTCTTTTAATCGCGGGTCGGGAACGTACAGTTTGGATAAGGCCCGGTCGTAAAAGGAATGGATTTGCATGAATTTCAAATGAGCCAAGGTTCGCCCCTCCCCCACCGTTTTCCTCACCGGTTATTCGCGGCGATCGCTGAGCCGGCGCACCTCGAAGGCAAAGCTGTCCTCCCAGAGGAGCATCGCGTTCACCTGGGTGGCTTTCAGGTAGATCAAAGCGGCGAAGGCCTTTTCCCTTTTTGTCTGGGGCGCGCAGTGCATCTGCAACAGGATGTCGCAGTCAAACCCGGATAGATCATCGGCGCTGTATTCAGAAAAAATCAAGCTGTCATTAAAGGATTCCACCGCCCAGCGGTGATTGCTGATCCTCGCGGAATGGAGCCACAGGTCCTTGCCCCGGTTCGGCGATTCGATATAGCCCCGCTTGCCGACACGCATCAACTCCCGGCAGGCCTTCGCCGGGTCGTCGGCATGTTCGAGCACATGGGAGCAGTAGACAAAGTCAAAGCTCTTGTCGGCGAAGGGCATGGCCTCGACAGAGCATTCAAAGACCGGTTTCCCGTCAACCCGTTGGAAGGCTTGCCCGGCCCGTCCATACTGATCGTCATCGATGGCAAACTCAGCGAGATGGGTGGCCAACGGGAAGGGCAGGTGGCCGCTGCCGATGTCGAGCACCCTATCGCCGTCACGGATGCCGAAGTCAAAATGACGGCGCTGGTAGAGGTGATAGCGGTCCCTCTGCGGCAACTCCTGATACCTGTCATAGACCTCGGAGAGCAGGTCAAAGGTCCTGCGCTGATTCTCCGCGATCAGTTGTTCATAGAGATCAAAGGCGGTGAGAAACTCTCCACGCTCGAAAAGTTCCCGCGCCAGTTTTACTCCCTCCGTCAGTTCGAGGTTGGGATGCTTCTGCTTTTGCCGTTTCCCGAAAGGCGGCCGCTCCACAGGCGAATCATCTCCCCATTGCGAGCTAGGGACAACTGGAGTGTCTTATCCGAGGTAACAGGCGTGATCCTTTCCCACGATCCGCTGAAGCAGCGAGTCGGCGAAAAACTTGACCCCCCAGTTGGGAATCCCGTAGGCGACGTATGGGCCGCCGACAGGGACGCTCCCCGGCAAGCCGCCGAAGATGTTCCGGTCCTCCACGCCATCGAGGAACTGAATCCCTTTCAAATCGTCGAGCAGTCGATCGGCGGCCTCTCCATACCCTTCGTCTTCCGTAAAAGCCGACAAGCGCCGCAGGAAATACTCCAATTGCGCATTCCCGGTCACACAACTCCAACGGTCATCGCTTTGCCACTGATGATTGAAGGCGCCAGGCAGTCCGGGGAACTGCTCCTGATCGCCAGGGGACTTTTGGGCCATGTAGGATGTCATCGCCGATGCCGCGCTGCGCAGCAACGCCATGATCAGGTTATAGTCCACATCGGCGTTTCTGAGCCGGTAGATTTCAAGCAAAGCGCCCAGCGTGTAGCCGATCAGGTGGGTCCAGGGTTTGCCGGGATCGCTCAAGCTGCTGTTGCCGAACCATCCGTTCGGCTGGGCCTGGTCAAGGATCCATCGCAACGCCTTTTCGGCGGAGCGGCGGTATCGCTCTTCCCCGGTGAGGGCATACATCTCCAACAGCGGCCAGGCCACCCGGCTCTTGTACGCCTTCATGTCGCCGCTGTAGGTGTTGCGCACCCAACGGCCATCCTCTTCCTGGCTGGCGACAATCCAGTCAGCCGCTTTCCGAGCGCTCCTCAGGTATTTATCGTCCTCTGTTTCCCGCCACAAGGCCATCCAACCCAAGAGGACCTGGGCCGTGTTGAAAACGCGGGGCCGGAGCCCGAAGACGCCGACAGGCTCTCCGGCGCCGCCCTCTGGCGACTGAATGGCGATCTCCCAGTCGCCCATCTCAATGGCGTTCTGACGGAAAGTGGCATCGCCGGTCAACCGGGAATAGGTCAGAAAGGTCGGGATGATGTAACCCGTCGTTTCCGGATAGGACACATCCCAGACGGGACGCACCATGTGGTAAATGGCGGAGACACCGCCGTTGTTCGTCACCATCTGGGCCCGCCGCAACCAGGTTATACAACCGGAAAGGTGTTCTTCATCGGAAGCGATCCTGTTCTTCCGTTCATCGAGCTTGTCCAGTTCTGCCTTGCGTTCCGCCACATAGGTTTTACTCAACCGCGAGGCGGCCGCCTGGCGCGAAAACTGCGCCAACTCCGTCGCCATCTCCCGGTCGTCAGGCCGGCCTTTTGTATAGGCTTGCAGCAGCTTTACGGCGTCATCATAACGCTTCATTTCCTGCAAGACGAGCAGGACGCTGAACACCGTCTCTTTGTCAAAAGGGTGCTTGTCGAGCGCCTCCAGGAGGAGTTGCCATGCCTCTTCCCGCCGTCCGGTCTTCCAGAGCGCCGTTGCCGCCTCCCGGTCATCCTGGTTATAGAGGCTGCGCAACCGTTCGAGGCCATCCGGTTTGACCGCTTCCAGGAAGAACATCTGCTCTGGCCGGTTGTCCAGCAGATCCACCTCAGGGATGCGGCTTTCCCGGTACTGCTTCTGCTCAATCTCGACGAAACCGGCCTTATCAAAGAGCACGCGCAGGGACGCAAAGTCGTAGACATACTTGCATGCTTTGCCGAAGGTTGGGAACCCGTAAAAAAAGTTGTTCAGCTTATCGGCCAGCGTCGCCCCCGGGAAACGGTCCCGTCCATCGCTCAGCTTCTGGAAGAAAAAGTCCCGGTCCTCATGGATATACATCTCTGCAAGGCGCCTCAGGTCCTGGGTGCCGAAACGAGCTATCCCACCCGGTTTTAGAACGCGAAACACTTCCCGGATGATCTCCTGCGCCCGGTCCCTTGTAAAGTAATTGATCGCCGAGATACAGGCGACCACGTCGACACTCTCGTCGGCCAAGGGGATGTTCTGATAGTCCAGGTCGAGGACTAGGTCGGAAGCCGGGTTGATATCAATATTTAAATACCCTTTGATTTTCACGGGGCCGCTGCAAAGGTTGACTTTTTTCTGTTCTGTACGCAGTTCCTTCAGGCCAACGCTCATCGTCATCCTCCTACCCAGTTGGCTCAAGGCAATCACTTTCCACACTGCCAATACAGGGTCGTCAGACTCTGCGATTTCAGGCTTTTTGTCTCCACGATATGGAACACCTGTGACAGTTCGCTGCGCATCTCCGCTTCATCGCGCCATTCGTTGATATGAAAATGGAGATGTTTTTCTCCAGATTGGTTCGCTGCCGGCGTATCGCCGCAGAACCATCCGCCCGGTTTCAGAGCGCCGTAGGCCTTATTGAACAACAATTGCTGGTCCTCTCTCGAGAAATGCTCTATAGCGCCTCGAATCAAGACCACATCATAGGCGTCCCGCTCCGGTTCGAAGGTCAGCACATCGCCGTGGCGGTACTCGATGTTGTCCGCCCCATGGAGCCGCAAGGCCGTCTTATACCCCGCCTCATTCAGTTCCACACAAGTCACCCGGCTCGCACGCTTGCGGTAGAAGTGATAGTCGGCCCAACCGTCGCCGGAACACAAGTCAAGGATCGTCCCGTTTAAAGGTAGTTTCTCGAGCACGTTGGACAGCGACAGGATCGTATAGTCAGTCATGAATTTTTCCGGATAGAGAAAGTGATGCCGGTGATCGAACCATTCAGCCGGCTCATGACTCCACTGCGAACGGAATAGAAAACTGGAGGCCACCTTGCCGGCATAGGCGGCCACACGGGCAAAGTATTCGCCGACGATCATCTCCCGGATCTGCTGCTCATTTTTCCCGCTGATTTCCTCATCATCAATGTTAAACAGCCGGTGGTCCATCTTTTCGATGTCCCTGAGCGCTTGCTCACTCACCTCAAGAGACAACTTTGACCAGTCGCTCACTGCATTCACCTCGTCGTTATCTTTCTTCCTTCATTACGGGCGATGGGTTGTCGAGATAATAACTCTGACAATAGTTAAGGCAAAAGTCAGGCGGGTTGCCGTCGCCGATGGCCTGACGGGTTTGATTGTACGATTCACTGCGCCAGATCTCCAAAACATCCTGTTCGAAGATGTTTCCGAAGCGGATGAATCCGTTATAGTCGTGACAGCAAAGGGTGACCGTCCCGTCCAGCAGGATGTTGAAGACCTCCCGCGGGTTGCTGCACCCCGCCATCGCCTTTTTCAACGCTTCCAGGTCCGGGTAACGGGGCCGGCAGAACTGAGGGAGCGTGGAAGGGCGCACCCTCAACCCGGAGCGGATATAGGGCGCTTTAAAGCTGGGCCTCAGTCCAAGCCGATCGCAAACATCCCGGAAGGCTTCCATCTCATGTTGATTATGTTCAAAGACTATAAACTGAGGGATGATGTTTGCCTTTCTTCCCAGACGCCGGTTGGCCTCCTGAAGCAACTCCAGGGCGGCCAGGGCTCGCTCCGCCTTGCCGCCAACCCGGTAATGGCCGTAAACCTCCTGGGTTGTACCGTCTATGGATAGGATGATGTCGTCCACGCCGGAGGCGATCAACGCCTCGGCCATCTGGCCGGTCATCACGTTTCCATTTGTGCTGATGTTCGTCTTGGCGAATTGGGCCGCATAGGCGACCATCGAAAAAATCTCCCGATTCAACATGGGCTCGCCCCAAAGGTGAAGATAGACATAGCGAGCGTAAGGACGAATTTTATCGGCGATGACGCGAAAGTCCTGTAGCGACATCATCCCCCGGGGCCGTTCGATCCGCTCCCCCCCCAAAGCGCACTCAGGACAGCGCAAGTCACAGCCCAGCACAGTTTCAATAGCAAATACGCTCGGAGCGGGAACAGAATCAGTCATTGAAATAACTCCTCACAATTCGTTCTATGTTGAACGGAACAAACGATTTATCTCTTTATGGCTTGTTGATATAAGGAATGGTATCGAAATCATAGATACTCCTCAGGCCCATCTCGATCAATCGATTGCCAATTTCCTCTTGATAAGCGATGGAACCGATGAGGACAAAAATATCCTTAACACCGCCAATCGCCTCATCGGGAGCGGCTACCGTCAAATTCATCATCTCCTGGCCCGCCTTGCGGGTATCACTGTCGATAAAGCCGGATGCCTTTATACCCAGTTCCTGCAACAAGTAGTACACCGCTATCCCGACTTTTCCAGTTCCCCATATATAAACAGGCCGTCCCTTGGCCGCTAAGGTGACTCTGCCGATCCATTCGCCCATGCCGGCTTGGTACACCACTTGCTGGTTCTCAACGCCTTTGTAATGCTCCGCGATTTTACTGACCCTGCGCGACTCATCCCCAAAAAACAGGTTTTTCCATCTCTCGTTCGGCTGATCATACTTGCTTCCTTGAGGGGTAAAAACCGATATGCAATCGTTTAAAAGCAACCCGTTCCAATTGATCAGTTCTTGACGGATACACCGCAGGCCTACAGAGGCGCAGATCTCCTCAAAGCGTTCGGCGGTGACTGTGCCGGCTCTCCAGGCGACGTTTTCGACCAGGACCTGACCGTTCTGATCACAGTAGCGCCCCAGATTGGAATGGTGGATAAATCCCACACCGTCCCGCTTTAACTTCTTTGCTAATTCCTTCAGATAGGCTTCAATCACATCAATCTCGACATGCACCAACGAATCCCAACTGAAGACAAAGTCCAAAGAATTATCTTCGATCATATCCAACGATTTTCCATCATTGGTGTAGTAGCGAATATTCTTTGCGCTGGCAAAACGCGCTTTGCATGCTTCAATGCACCGCTCCGTTAAGTCGACCAGTATCAATTCCTGTGCGACATCTTTTAAAAACTGCGTCCATCGCCCAAAGCCAGGCGCCAGTTCCAGTGTTCGACCCAAAGGGAGGTAGGGCAGGATTCGCGGCAAAATGGTGCACGTCCATAGATACTCCGTTCCACCCCAACCGGCAGACCACTCATCGCCCGATTGACTCCAATCGTAATTCGACCAGGTTTGTAAGTTATCGTTGATCGTTGCCAATGTAACCCCTCCCGTAATATGAAAACTGATCTAGCGTCAGCGTTCTAGCCGTGCTTTGCCAGGACTCCCCGCACAGTCTACATGCCATTGATTTTCCCCATCAGATGCCAGAGCGGTTTATCCGCTTCCAGGTGCGCAGCTTTAAACCAGAATATCTCCTTCTTTTTGAAGCAAATGTCGCACCTCTTCTTTGGAAATCGAAGGCATGTCCGCAGAACTGGCTAATTTTTCTTGCGCATACTCGCTTTGCTGACTCGGCATGGGCAACACAAACATATCGGGAAGCTCCCGAGCCAAGCGGCTCTCATCAGGTGTCATCAATTCCTCGAAGCGCTTTTCCCCAGGGCGCAAACCGATATACCGGACGGGGATCGCCCCAGGATCCCTCCCCACCAGCGGCGCGTACTCCTGGATCATCACCTCAGCCAAGTCCCCTAACCGGATGACGGGCATCTTGAGGACAAAAACCTCTCCCCCCTCGGCGAGTTCCCCCGCGCGGATCGTCAGGTCTGCCGCCTGGGAAAGGGTCATCATAAAACGGGTCATTTCTGGATCGGTCACCGTGACCGGTCCGCCTTTACGGATCTGTTGCTTAAAAACCTCGATGACACTGCCTCGACTGTTAAGCACATTGCCAAAGCGCACTGCAGAAAAAATGGTTTTCCGGTTGCCTCTTGACTCTTGTGCCGAAGAGATCAATCTTTCGGCCAGAAGTTTCGTCGCCCCCATCGTGTTGGTAGGGCTTACAGCCTTGTCAGAACTGGTATAGACAACGCGTTCGACATTATTCGCTAACGCGGCGTCAATGACGTTTTGTGTTCCAATCACATTGGTCTTAACCGCTTCATAGGGGTTGTACTCACAGAGGGGGACATGCTTCAGACTGGCGAGGTGAAAGATCACATGGGCGCCCTCTGATGCGCGCCGCACACGCTCGCTATCTCGCACATCGCCGATAAAATAGCGCAGATCCCGCCGGTGACCGTACTCCTGCTGCAGTTGGTACTGCTTCGCCTCATCGCGGCTGAACAGCCGGACGGCGCGCGGACGCCGGGCCAGGATCGCCGGCAACAGGACCTGACCGAGCGATCCGGTGACTCCGATGATCAGGACCACCTTATCTTGCAAGTAATCGTTACCCATAGCTCATCCCTTTGCCAATGCGAATTTCTAATCCTTTTTCAAACTGTCCAAGGATTCCTTGACCAACTTGTTCGTCTCTCCGGTCATCCGGTAAATCGAATCGTAAAGCAGTTGTCCCGCTTCCGCGATTTTCTTTCCCTTTACCTGCTCATCGGCGTCGTCGGGCACGTCGAGGCGCCGGAAGTATTCATAGTACAAGCTTTGAAAGGGCAGTGTGAGCAGGATATTCACTTCTTGGCTTTCCCTGATTTTGGCGTCGATCCGTTCGAGTTCTTTGAGGATGTTGCCGGCCGTCCTGTTCATCCGGTCTGTTTGACCGCCTTGCGAGCGCGCATACAAGGAATGCATCCTTTTGGAGAGGTCCCTCCCCCGACGGCTGAGCCGCTCCACCTGGGTCAACTCATGGGATACGCGTTCCATATCAGCGGTCAGCGCATCGCGGTCGATGAAGGGGGGCGACGTCTTCAAAAATTCCCGAAGAGCCTGCCGCAAGGTCGTGAGATCCCTGCCGGCGTCAAACAATCGGGGAATCTCTTCGAGGCGGGCGTTTTCCGCGCCTTCAATGGCCAACCCACCTACGCTTGCATTGTAGACATGGAGATGAGGGGACTTGGGGATCTCCGTTTCGAACCAGGTGCGGAAGATTTGAAAAGCCCAGGTGGTTTCCACCGGTTCCCCGTACATGTTGATCGTCGGGATCCGCTTCCGGTCATCCTGTTCCTTCTTCTTGCGCCATACCGTGCCGTCCGCGTGGGTATAACCGTCTGCGTAACAGAGATCAAGGCCGGTAAAAACGATTGGATCACAGCCCATGCGCCGGGCGATGTCGAAGGCGACGTTCGAGACAGAGGGGCCGCTTTGCACCTGCTGCTCTTGATACGGCCCGAATCGGTACAGCCATTGGCCGAGAAAATCGCTTGTCACCGCAAAGATTTTGGGGCCGCGGTGAACAAAAGGAATCCCCCAGTACACCTTGGGATCGAAGATCAGCGGGACCTCGCATTCAGTGCCTTCAAAGTGATACCAACCGGCCGTGCCTCCGTCGATGGCGACGACAAAGTCCGGTTCAATCCCTGCCTTGAGCAACACCTTCCAGGCTGTGCCGACAGAGATGATCAAGGCGTGCCGCTGCGCCTCTTTCAGCACAGGCAAGACCTTGTTCAGGGAAGGTCCAGCGGCGACGACAATGGCCGGGACTCCCGAAAAGTAATCCTTAAACTGGTTGATTCCCTTGGCGCCACAGACATAGG
Above is a window of Heliomicrobium undosum DNA encoding:
- a CDS encoding class I SAM-dependent methyltransferase, with product MERPPFGKRQKQKHPNLELTEGVKLARELFERGEFLTAFDLYEQLIAENQRRTFDLLSEVYDRYQELPQRDRYHLYQRRHFDFGIRDGDRVLDIGSGHLPFPLATHLAEFAIDDDQYGRAGQAFQRVDGKPVFECSVEAMPFADKSFDFVYCSHVLEHADDPAKACRELMRVGKRGYIESPNRGKDLWLHSARISNHRWAVESFNDSLIFSEYSADDLSGFDCDILLQMHCAPQTKREKAFAALIYLKATQVNAMLLWEDSFAFEVRRLSDRRE
- a CDS encoding methyltransferase domain-containing protein produces the protein MSVGLKELRTEQKKVNLCSGPVKIKGYLNIDINPASDLVLDLDYQNIPLADESVDVVACISAINYFTRDRAQEIIREVFRVLKPGGIARFGTQDLRRLAEMYIHEDRDFFFQKLSDGRDRFPGATLADKLNNFFYGFPTFGKACKYVYDFASLRVLFDKAGFVEIEQKQYRESRIPEVDLLDNRPEQMFFLEAVKPDGLERLRSLYNQDDREAATALWKTGRREEAWQLLLEALDKHPFDKETVFSVLLVLQEMKRYDDAVKLLQAYTKGRPDDREMATELAQFSRQAAASRLSKTYVAERKAELDKLDERKNRIASDEEHLSGCITWLRRAQMVTNNGGVSAIYHMVRPVWDVSYPETTGYIIPTFLTYSRLTGDATFRQNAIEMGDWEIAIQSPEGGAGEPVGVFGLRPRVFNTAQVLLGWMALWRETEDDKYLRSARKAADWIVASQEEDGRWVRNTYSGDMKAYKSRVAWPLLEMYALTGEERYRRSAEKALRWILDQAQPNGWFGNSSLSDPGKPWTHLIGYTLGALLEIYRLRNADVDYNLIMALLRSAASAMTSYMAQKSPGDQEQFPGLPGAFNHQWQSDDRWSCVTGNAQLEYFLRRLSAFTEDEGYGEAADRLLDDLKGIQFLDGVEDRNIFGGLPGSVPVGGPYVAYGIPNWGVKFFADSLLQRIVGKDHACYLG
- a CDS encoding class I SAM-dependent methyltransferase; its protein translation is MSDWSKLSLEVSEQALRDIEKMDHRLFNIDDEEISGKNEQQIREMIVGEYFARVAAYAGKVASSFLFRSQWSHEPAEWFDHRHHFLYPEKFMTDYTILSLSNVLEKLPLNGTILDLCSGDGWADYHFYRKRASRVTCVELNEAGYKTALRLHGADNIEYRHGDVLTFEPERDAYDVVLIRGAIEHFSREDQQLLFNKAYGALKPGGWFCGDTPAANQSGEKHLHFHINEWRDEAEMRSELSQVFHIVETKSLKSQSLTTLYWQCGK
- a CDS encoding radical SAM/SPASM domain-containing protein, with amino-acid sequence MTDSVPAPSVFAIETVLGCDLRCPECALGGERIERPRGMMSLQDFRVIADKIRPYARYVYLHLWGEPMLNREIFSMVAYAAQFAKTNISTNGNVMTGQMAEALIASGVDDIILSIDGTTQEVYGHYRVGGKAERALAALELLQEANRRLGRKANIIPQFIVFEHNQHEMEAFRDVCDRLGLRPSFKAPYIRSGLRVRPSTLPQFCRPRYPDLEALKKAMAGCSNPREVFNILLDGTVTLCCHDYNGFIRFGNIFEQDVLEIWRSESYNQTRQAIGDGNPPDFCLNYCQSYYLDNPSPVMKEER
- a CDS encoding class I SAM-dependent methyltransferase, which produces MATINDNLQTWSNYDWSQSGDEWSAGWGGTEYLWTCTILPRILPYLPLGRTLELAPGFGRWTQFLKDVAQELILVDLTERCIEACKARFASAKNIRYYTNDGKSLDMIEDNSLDFVFSWDSLVHVEIDVIEAYLKELAKKLKRDGVGFIHHSNLGRYCDQNGQVLVENVAWRAGTVTAERFEEICASVGLRCIRQELINWNGLLLNDCISVFTPQGSKYDQPNERWKNLFFGDESRRVSKIAEHYKGVENQQVVYQAGMGEWIGRVTLAAKGRPVYIWGTGKVGIAVYYLLQELGIKASGFIDSDTRKAGQEMMNLTVAAPDEAIGGVKDIFVLIGSIAYQEEIGNRLIEMGLRSIYDFDTIPYINKP
- a CDS encoding UDP-N-acetylglucosamine 4,6-dehydratase family protein, whose product is MGNDYLQDKVVLIIGVTGSLGQVLLPAILARRPRAVRLFSRDEAKQYQLQQEYGHRRDLRYFIGDVRDSERVRRASEGAHVIFHLASLKHVPLCEYNPYEAVKTNVIGTQNVIDAALANNVERVVYTSSDKAVSPTNTMGATKLLAERLISSAQESRGNRKTIFSAVRFGNVLNSRGSVIEVFKQQIRKGGPVTVTDPEMTRFMMTLSQAADLTIRAGELAEGGEVFVLKMPVIRLGDLAEVMIQEYAPLVGRDPGAIPVRYIGLRPGEKRFEELMTPDESRLARELPDMFVLPMPSQQSEYAQEKLASSADMPSISKEEVRHLLQKEGDILV
- a CDS encoding motility associated factor glycosyltransferase family protein; the protein is MNKVNQSGVTAEEQKLTWERNLKALKLYRAELYRQMEEEALRRQVSLEELAVYIGDGDGPLRPCQRKGHTYAEAVGGRPVFLHSRYDSVREAEDWAAGILQGHNREVQGNIDHLVVLGVGLGYHLIELLKHKETEGKIFAVDSRLDLFLASLTVVDWQTAFADKRLLLFFGWESKDFAEALAETVGFYQCDSVRIVDYSPVAKWNGDYYKQIIEEVLYVLNQVAAELATMMHFSGLWMENLFKNLPYVCGAKGINQFKDYFSGVPAIVVAAGPSLNKVLPVLKEAQRHALIISVGTAWKVLLKAGIEPDFVVAIDGGTAGWYHFEGTECEVPLIFDPKVYWGIPFVHRGPKIFAVTSDFLGQWLYRFGPYQEQQVQSGPSVSNVAFDIARRMGCDPIVFTGLDLCYADGYTHADGTVWRKKKEQDDRKRIPTINMYGEPVETTWAFQIFRTWFETEIPKSPHLHVYNASVGGLAIEGAENARLEEIPRLFDAGRDLTTLRQALREFLKTSPPFIDRDALTADMERVSHELTQVERLSRRGRDLSKRMHSLYARSQGGQTDRMNRTAGNILKELERIDAKIRESQEVNILLTLPFQSLYYEYFRRLDVPDDADEQVKGKKIAEAGQLLYDSIYRMTGETNKLVKESLDSLKKD